A region of Myxococcus stipitatus DSM 14675 DNA encodes the following proteins:
- a CDS encoding acyl-CoA dehydrogenase: MNAPRPNALLSDRDVDFQLDEVVRVSSLCALPDFAEHSRETFGLLLDSARRFAREVLYPTYRAFDLEPPTFKDGRVLVHPKMRELYPRMVELGMLTAPRPPEVGGQQLPLTVHAVASAYLMAGNLSAYAYLGLTQGAAHLLEVFGTPEVKAAFMEPLYRGEWTGTMALTEPQAGSSLADVRTRATPAPDGTWRIQGSKIFISGGDQDFTENIVHLTLARTEGMESGTKGISLFAVPARRPQGDTLVDNDVRVAGVIHKIGWKGIPSLALNYGESGDCHGWMVGPPGRGLACMFQMMNEARIMVGLNGVATASVAYHEAVAYARERPQGRPAWAKDATRPQLPIIEHADVRRMLLRQKAIVEGGLSLLVAAAFQADLASHAPDEEARRRAGLLADLLTPVAKTFPAERGFESNALAVQVHGGYGYSSEYLPEAWLRDQKLNSIHEGTTGIQGLDLLGRKVVAGGGAALTLFADVVGQGVGRARAAGVESAWCDALERTLGEVCELVTELGARGMAGEVELMLRHSADFLELFSVLVVAWRWLEQAAAAKEGLARQQGDADFYEGKLAAAQYWFAAELPRVPLLASLCRTGEDSYARMRPEWF; encoded by the coding sequence ATGAACGCGCCCCGCCCCAATGCCTTGCTGTCGGACCGAGACGTGGACTTCCAGCTCGACGAGGTCGTGCGCGTCTCCAGCCTCTGCGCGCTGCCCGACTTCGCCGAGCACTCGCGCGAGACCTTCGGCCTGCTGCTCGACAGCGCGCGGCGCTTCGCCCGCGAGGTGCTCTACCCCACGTATCGAGCGTTCGACCTGGAACCTCCCACGTTCAAGGACGGCCGGGTGCTCGTCCATCCGAAGATGCGGGAGCTGTACCCGCGCATGGTGGAGCTGGGCATGCTCACCGCGCCCCGGCCTCCGGAGGTCGGCGGCCAGCAGCTCCCGCTCACCGTCCACGCGGTGGCCAGCGCCTATCTGATGGCGGGCAACCTGAGCGCCTATGCCTATCTCGGCCTGACGCAGGGCGCGGCCCACCTGCTGGAGGTCTTCGGCACGCCGGAGGTCAAGGCGGCCTTCATGGAGCCGCTGTACCGGGGCGAGTGGACGGGCACCATGGCCCTCACCGAGCCCCAGGCGGGCAGCAGCCTCGCGGATGTGCGCACGCGCGCGACGCCCGCGCCGGATGGGACGTGGCGCATCCAGGGCTCGAAGATCTTCATCAGCGGCGGCGACCAGGACTTCACCGAGAACATCGTTCACCTCACCCTGGCGCGCACCGAGGGGATGGAGAGCGGCACCAAGGGCATCTCCCTCTTCGCGGTGCCCGCGCGGCGGCCCCAGGGGGACACGCTGGTGGACAACGACGTCCGCGTGGCGGGCGTCATCCACAAGATTGGCTGGAAGGGCATCCCCAGCCTCGCCCTCAACTACGGCGAGTCGGGCGACTGTCATGGGTGGATGGTGGGCCCGCCCGGACGGGGCCTCGCGTGCATGTTCCAGATGATGAACGAGGCGCGCATCATGGTGGGCCTCAACGGCGTGGCCACCGCGTCGGTCGCCTACCATGAGGCGGTGGCCTACGCGCGCGAGCGCCCGCAGGGCCGCCCCGCCTGGGCCAAGGACGCCACGCGCCCCCAACTCCCCATCATCGAGCACGCCGACGTGCGCCGCATGCTGCTGCGCCAGAAGGCCATCGTGGAAGGCGGGCTGTCGCTCCTCGTGGCCGCGGCCTTCCAGGCGGACCTCGCCTCGCACGCCCCGGACGAGGAGGCGCGTCGGCGCGCGGGGCTGCTCGCGGACCTGCTGACGCCCGTGGCCAAGACGTTCCCCGCCGAGCGCGGCTTCGAGTCCAACGCGCTCGCGGTGCAGGTGCACGGCGGCTACGGCTACTCCAGCGAGTACCTGCCGGAGGCGTGGCTGAGAGACCAGAAGCTCAACAGCATCCACGAGGGCACCACGGGCATCCAGGGACTCGACCTGCTGGGTCGCAAGGTGGTCGCGGGCGGTGGCGCGGCGCTGACGCTCTTCGCGGACGTGGTGGGCCAGGGCGTGGGCCGGGCCCGCGCGGCCGGCGTGGAGTCCGCGTGGTGTGACGCGCTGGAGCGGACGCTGGGCGAGGTGTGCGAGCTGGTGACGGAGCTGGGGGCGCGAGGAATGGCGGGCGAGGTGGAGCTGATGCTGCGCCACAGCGCGGACTTCCTGGAGCTGTTCAGCGTGTTGGTGGTGGCGTGGCGCTGGCTGGAGCAGGCCGCGGCGGCGAAGGAGGGCCTCGCGCGCCAGCAGGGGGACGCGGACTTCTACGAGGGCAAGCTCGCGGCGGCGCAGTACTGGTTCGCGGCGGAGCTGCCTCGAGTGCCCCTGCTCGCCTCGCTGTGCCGCACGGGCGAGGACTCCTACGCCCGGATGCGCCCCGAGTGGTTCTGA
- a CDS encoding serine hydrolase domain-containing protein, whose translation MNRPVLGAVSLSVLCMLVGCAASTPTVRRTPEVDALFADYDSPERPGASVVVIHQGQVVLSRAYGLADVEHRTKATPESHFRLASLSKQFTAMAVQVLVKDGKLRLEDRVVEVLPGFPSYLGEVRVLQLLQHTSGIWDYEAFVPATQTEQVKDRDVLRLLARADRTYFPPGSAVRYSNSGYAVLALIVEQVSGKSYAAFLRERVFSPGGMASAVAHEEGVSTVPHRAFGYASGEGGFVPRDQSNTSAVLGDGGIYASVLDLAAWDRGLDAHVLVDATAGARAWAPVTLPDGSSGRYGFGWFVDEDQGRRRLSHHGETCGFTNAIVKYPEQRLTVIVLTNRAGGTPWSLAQQVADLWLGVPGTGHPWPFEGMPNAR comes from the coding sequence ATGAACCGCCCCGTGCTGGGAGCCGTGTCCTTGTCCGTGCTGTGCATGCTCGTGGGGTGTGCCGCCTCCACGCCGACTGTCCGGAGGACTCCGGAGGTGGACGCGCTCTTCGCGGACTACGACAGCCCGGAGCGGCCCGGGGCCAGTGTCGTGGTGATTCACCAGGGGCAGGTGGTGCTCAGCCGCGCCTACGGGCTCGCGGACGTGGAGCACCGGACGAAGGCCACACCCGAGAGCCACTTCCGCCTCGCGTCGCTCTCCAAGCAGTTCACCGCGATGGCGGTGCAGGTGCTGGTGAAAGACGGGAAGCTGCGGCTGGAGGACCGCGTGGTGGAGGTGCTTCCTGGGTTCCCCTCGTACCTGGGAGAGGTCCGGGTCCTCCAACTGCTCCAGCACACGTCGGGCATCTGGGACTACGAGGCGTTCGTTCCGGCGACGCAGACCGAGCAGGTGAAGGACCGCGACGTGCTCCGGCTCCTGGCTCGCGCGGACCGCACGTACTTTCCGCCGGGGAGCGCGGTTCGCTACAGCAATTCGGGCTACGCGGTGCTGGCGCTCATCGTCGAGCAGGTGAGCGGGAAGTCCTACGCGGCCTTCTTGCGGGAGCGGGTGTTCTCACCCGGAGGGATGGCTTCGGCGGTGGCCCATGAAGAGGGCGTCTCCACGGTGCCGCATCGCGCCTTCGGCTATGCGAGCGGGGAGGGAGGCTTCGTGCCTCGGGACCAGAGCAACACGAGCGCGGTGCTGGGGGACGGGGGCATCTATGCGTCGGTGCTGGACCTGGCCGCGTGGGACCGGGGGTTGGATGCGCATGTGCTGGTGGATGCGACGGCGGGGGCGCGGGCGTGGGCTCCGGTGACGCTTCCGGATGGCAGCTCCGGGCGTTATGGCTTTGGCTGGTTCGTCGATGAGGACCAGGGGCGTCGGCGGCTGTCCCACCATGGCGAGACGTGTGGCTTCACCAACGCCATCGTGAAGTATCCGGAGCAGCGGCTCACGGTCATCGTGCTGACGAACCGCGCGGGTGGGACGCCGTGGTCGCTCGCGCAGCAGGTCGCGGACCTGTGGCTGGGGGTTCCAGGCACCGGGCATCCCTGGCCTTTCGAGGGCATGCCCAACGCGCGCTGA
- a CDS encoding ECF-type sigma factor has protein sequence MSTAELTILLAGVREGDASARDALMAATYQELRLMALAVEPDDDGTHASLQPTALVQEAWTRLLEDGAALQDRGPFFRAAARAIRRVLVDRARARALQRSGTRHERVSLHPPDEESPASLELDVLRLEEVLVELESFQPRLARWVELRYFTGLSLAEAANALDVSQATASRDWSYVRTWLTEQLSH, from the coding sequence ATGAGCACGGCGGAGCTGACGATTTTGCTGGCCGGGGTACGCGAAGGGGACGCGAGCGCCAGGGATGCCTTGATGGCGGCGACCTACCAGGAGCTGCGGTTGATGGCGCTGGCGGTCGAGCCCGACGACGACGGGACGCACGCGTCCCTCCAACCCACCGCGTTGGTGCAGGAGGCCTGGACGCGGCTGCTCGAGGACGGCGCGGCGCTCCAGGACCGAGGCCCCTTCTTCCGAGCCGCGGCCCGAGCCATCCGGCGCGTGCTGGTGGACCGCGCGCGTGCGAGAGCGCTTCAGCGGAGCGGCACGCGGCACGAGCGGGTGAGCCTGCACCCACCGGACGAAGAGTCCCCCGCGAGCCTGGAGCTGGACGTGCTGCGGCTGGAGGAGGTCCTCGTGGAGCTGGAGTCCTTCCAGCCGAGGCTCGCCCGCTGGGTGGAGCTGCGCTACTTCACGGGCCTGAGCCTCGCCGAGGCGGCGAACGCGCTCGACGTGTCCCAGGCCACGGCCTCGCGCGACTGGTCTTATGTGCGCACGTGGCTGACGGAGCAGCTCAGTCACTGA
- a CDS encoding methyl-accepting chemotaxis protein has translation MLVPSAWASTGSSSVELKDGWRYRWGDSPMNAEGVPTWAREVDAEGWAPMDALREPPGRNAQTFLWLSIPVAEGTWREPALYLGTVANAFEVYSGGHRIFVSGKLRPSGSESMDSMAWHLVPLPSSAVGSRVLLRIQASGPTIGVSRAATVGSRHELVSELTRQGLAPFVMGALLLVIAVVCVGAVLVRRQARMLVGLTLFSGGSGVLLLGSSGLFVSLWGADLLGSQLTLVGAYCLLPGLGWFIADSIVEDRLRWFRWGVVIVSVPAALQCALVMVDLGAANRLLQPFTLYSLPCLLVCVVVAAREAWRGNVDARIFVIGLGALSLVLVHSTLPLLGVMEATGTYVHWGFLALTLSLVGVVARRSIRVMRSLASHTRQLEARHKDVRELAQGMGSGAGELATVVQQLRTSSEEQTAGISRQAAALKELEQTVQEIRQGSLVTADKTRLLASSIVVAEEAGRDGGAAIDKTLTNLEAIRDEVSEMARRILALDARTREIAGIVDTVKGLADQSNILAVNAAIEAARSGEHGRGFAVVSREVRSLADQSILATQRIREVLEGVSSSMREAAKMSELGEHRVRVSVDAVRISGSQLQKLAGIIGETSTSVRQISAAVVQQDAGTSQIAVAIQDLSGQMQQTLRVVEETRKVSRSVQTLAESMSGSARKALDADVLGARPAS, from the coding sequence ATGCTGGTCCCCTCGGCGTGGGCGAGCACGGGCTCCAGCAGCGTCGAGCTGAAGGACGGGTGGCGCTATCGCTGGGGCGACTCCCCCATGAACGCGGAGGGTGTCCCCACCTGGGCGCGTGAGGTGGACGCGGAGGGCTGGGCGCCCATGGACGCGCTTCGCGAGCCGCCGGGTCGGAACGCACAGACCTTCCTCTGGCTGAGCATCCCCGTGGCCGAGGGGACCTGGCGAGAGCCCGCGCTCTACCTGGGCACCGTGGCCAACGCCTTCGAGGTCTACTCGGGAGGTCATCGCATCTTCGTGAGCGGGAAGCTGCGGCCCTCCGGCTCCGAGTCGATGGACAGCATGGCGTGGCACCTGGTGCCGCTGCCGTCCTCGGCGGTGGGCTCGCGCGTGCTCCTGCGCATCCAGGCCAGCGGGCCGACCATCGGGGTGAGCCGAGCCGCCACCGTGGGTTCCCGGCACGAGCTGGTCTCGGAGCTGACGCGCCAGGGGCTGGCGCCCTTCGTGATGGGCGCGCTGCTGCTGGTCATCGCGGTGGTCTGCGTGGGGGCCGTGCTGGTGCGGCGCCAGGCGCGGATGCTGGTGGGATTGACGCTCTTCTCCGGAGGCTCCGGCGTGCTGCTGCTGGGCTCCAGCGGGTTGTTCGTCTCGCTGTGGGGGGCGGACCTGCTGGGCAGTCAGCTCACCCTGGTGGGGGCGTACTGCCTGCTGCCGGGCCTGGGGTGGTTCATCGCGGACAGCATCGTGGAGGACCGGCTGCGGTGGTTCCGCTGGGGCGTCGTCATCGTCTCCGTGCCCGCCGCGCTCCAGTGCGCGCTGGTGATGGTGGACCTGGGCGCGGCGAACCGGCTGCTCCAGCCCTTCACGCTCTACTCGCTGCCGTGTCTGCTCGTCTGCGTCGTCGTCGCGGCCCGCGAGGCGTGGCGAGGCAACGTCGACGCGCGCATCTTCGTCATCGGCCTCGGGGCACTGTCCCTGGTCCTCGTGCACAGCACGCTGCCGCTGCTCGGGGTGATGGAGGCGACGGGGACGTATGTCCACTGGGGCTTCCTGGCGCTGACGCTGTCGCTGGTGGGCGTCGTCGCGCGACGGTCCATCCGGGTGATGCGCTCGCTGGCCTCACACACGCGTCAGCTCGAGGCCCGGCACAAGGACGTGCGCGAGCTGGCCCAGGGCATGGGCAGCGGCGCGGGAGAGCTGGCGACGGTGGTGCAGCAGTTGCGCACGTCGAGCGAGGAGCAGACGGCGGGCATCAGCCGTCAGGCGGCGGCGCTGAAGGAGCTGGAGCAGACGGTGCAGGAGATTCGTCAGGGCTCGTTGGTGACGGCGGACAAGACGCGGCTGTTGGCCAGCTCCATCGTCGTCGCGGAGGAGGCGGGGCGCGACGGGGGCGCGGCCATCGACAAGACGCTGACGAACCTGGAGGCCATCCGCGACGAGGTGTCGGAGATGGCTCGGCGCATCCTCGCGCTGGATGCGCGCACGCGGGAGATTGCCGGCATCGTCGACACGGTGAAGGGGCTGGCGGACCAGTCCAACATCCTGGCGGTCAACGCGGCCATCGAGGCGGCGCGCAGCGGTGAGCACGGCCGAGGCTTCGCGGTGGTGTCTCGCGAGGTGCGCAGCCTGGCGGACCAGTCCATCCTGGCGACCCAGCGCATCCGCGAGGTGCTCGAAGGGGTGAGCTCCAGCATGCGCGAGGCCGCGAAGATGAGCGAGCTGGGCGAGCACCGGGTCCGGGTGAGCGTGGACGCGGTGCGCATCTCCGGCTCCCAGCTCCAGAAGCTGGCGGGCATCATCGGTGAGACGAGCACCAGCGTGCGGCAGATTTCCGCGGCCGTCGTCCAACAGGACGCGGGCACGTCCCAGATTGCCGTGGCCATCCAGGACCTCTCGGGCCAGATGCAGCAGACGCTGCGAGTCGTGGAAGAGACGCGCAAGGTGAGCCGCTCCGTGCAGACGCTCGCGGAGAGCATGTCCGGCTCGGCGCGCAAGGCGCTCGATGCGGACGTGCTGGGGGCCCGGCCGGCGAGCTGA
- a CDS encoding transposase translates to MLAARPPPLPRRKMGRPRADDGAALEAIAFVLKSGTPREMLPLKQFGLWGMRAWRRLEEWTRAGMWEERQVRPSTPCH, encoded by the coding sequence ATTCTTGCGGCGCGGCCTCCTCCTCTCCCTAGGAGGAAGATGGGGCGTCCACGAGCGGACGATGGGGCTGCATTGGAAGCCATCGCCTTCGTTCTCAAGAGTGGAACCCCACGGGAGATGTTGCCCCTCAAGCAGTTCGGGCTGTGGGGCATGAGAGCCTGGCGCCGCCTGGAGGAGTGGACGCGGGCTGGGATGTGGGAGGAGCGTCAGGTTCGTCCGTCGACTCCATGCCACTGA
- a CDS encoding M16 family metallopeptidase, with amino-acid sequence MIAPLSWKTVIATVLLSSGPALAQSVAKPTQPATAPSTQGVTLPKPTTLTLANGARLLLVERRDVPLISFSAWVRGGALADPAGKEGLAALTAELLQRGAGSRDARQFAEAVDGVGATLKTHADLEHLAVTGQFMSRDSALMVELLSDLLTRPRFAQDELKKTRERMASEIIAAKDGDPRALINTYFEAFQFSGHPYGTPVGGTEASLPTLSRKDVLAYAKNQLGGDRLILSVVGDFDTKELAEKLGAALGGWAKAASPAPQAPVTTVTKGRRVLLVDKPDATQTYFSVGNTGISRSDADRVTVDLVGTVLGGRFTSLLNTELRVKSGLTYGARAGFSQSTHPGAFVMFSFTQTETTEKALDMALDVYSRYRKSGMDDAMLASAKAYVLGQFPPELETGGQVANRLSELAFYSLDASDVDGFAAAVSRATRADVSTVIGRTLPAPEDLTFVLIGKAASIRELARKYGPVTEMKISDKRFTPAPSQR; translated from the coding sequence ATGATTGCCCCCCTCTCCTGGAAGACAGTCATCGCCACGGTCCTGCTCTCCTCGGGCCCGGCCCTGGCCCAGAGCGTCGCGAAGCCGACCCAGCCGGCCACCGCTCCCTCCACGCAAGGCGTCACCCTCCCCAAGCCCACCACGCTCACGCTCGCGAACGGCGCGCGCCTGCTCCTGGTCGAGCGCAGGGACGTCCCGCTCATCTCCTTCAGCGCGTGGGTGCGCGGCGGAGCGCTCGCGGACCCCGCGGGCAAGGAGGGCCTGGCGGCGCTCACCGCGGAGCTGCTCCAGCGCGGCGCCGGTTCGCGTGACGCGCGCCAGTTCGCCGAGGCCGTGGACGGCGTGGGCGCCACGCTCAAGACGCACGCGGACCTGGAGCACCTGGCCGTCACCGGCCAGTTCATGTCCCGAGACAGCGCGCTGATGGTGGAGCTGCTGTCGGACCTGCTCACCCGCCCGCGCTTCGCCCAGGACGAGCTGAAGAAGACGCGCGAGCGCATGGCGTCCGAAATCATCGCCGCGAAGGACGGAGACCCGCGCGCCCTCATCAACACCTACTTCGAGGCGTTCCAGTTCTCCGGCCACCCCTACGGTACCCCCGTGGGCGGCACCGAGGCCTCCCTGCCCACGCTGAGCCGCAAGGACGTGCTCGCCTACGCGAAGAACCAGCTCGGCGGAGACCGGCTCATCCTCTCCGTCGTCGGTGACTTCGACACGAAGGAGCTCGCCGAGAAGCTGGGCGCCGCGCTGGGCGGCTGGGCCAAGGCCGCGAGCCCCGCGCCGCAGGCCCCCGTCACCACCGTCACCAAGGGCCGCCGCGTCCTGCTGGTGGACAAGCCCGACGCCACCCAGACGTACTTCTCCGTCGGCAACACGGGCATCTCCCGGAGCGACGCGGACCGCGTCACGGTGGACCTGGTGGGCACGGTGCTGGGCGGGCGCTTCACCTCGCTGCTCAACACGGAGCTGCGCGTGAAGTCCGGCCTCACCTACGGCGCCCGCGCGGGCTTCTCGCAGAGCACCCACCCGGGGGCGTTCGTGATGTTCTCCTTCACCCAGACGGAGACGACCGAGAAGGCCCTCGACATGGCGTTGGATGTCTATTCCCGCTACCGCAAGTCTGGAATGGATGACGCGATGCTGGCGTCGGCCAAGGCCTATGTGCTGGGCCAGTTCCCGCCCGAGCTCGAGACGGGAGGGCAGGTGGCCAACAGGCTGTCGGAGCTGGCCTTCTACAGCCTGGACGCCAGCGACGTGGATGGCTTCGCCGCGGCGGTGTCGCGCGCCACCCGCGCGGATGTGTCCACCGTCATCGGGCGCACGCTGCCCGCGCCGGAGGACCTCACGTTCGTCCTCATCGGCAAGGCGGCGTCGATTCGCGAGCTGGCGCGCAAGTATGGCCCCGTCACGGAGATGAAGATCTCCGACAAGCGCTTCACCCCGGCGCCCTCCCAGCGCTGA
- a CDS encoding DUF1615 family protein: protein MDGPGPAAGGTHPRWRGRGRVLWALLGLLTTCTPRGVSTPTPSVPPPPRLTQQQVTKLIPPHVKEREGWARDVLTALEAEEVFPSPMTVCSVLAVIEQESGFQADPAVPNLSRLVRKRLEDHADTLGPLGRKALSSVLAGKAPGQKRTFDARLRAVRTERDLDRLFRDMLAYYEAEYPTTFATMNLASSLFSSRRLEDLNPVTTAGSMQVSVRYAVEKEGEDSDPVKVRESMYTREGGVRFGTARLMGYEAAYPQPLFRFADYNAGLYASRNAALQAQVSQLTQVPLTLDGDLQLYDKNGVPRSEDSKSLAALLSFRRHHAPELSENQVRRDVKKEKREDFESTETFRAVKRVYANQTGEAPAYAQLPQVTLQSPKLKGERTTAWFARSVDARFQRCQTRYRELTREPAKPPVVSNTR from the coding sequence ATGGATGGCCCAGGCCCGGCGGCAGGTGGAACCCACCCGAGGTGGCGCGGCCGTGGGCGCGTCCTCTGGGCCCTGCTGGGACTGCTCACCACCTGCACCCCGCGCGGCGTGAGCACGCCCACGCCCTCCGTCCCGCCTCCGCCCCGCCTCACGCAGCAGCAGGTCACCAAGCTCATCCCGCCCCACGTGAAGGAGCGTGAGGGCTGGGCGCGAGACGTGCTCACCGCGCTGGAAGCCGAGGAGGTATTCCCCTCCCCCATGACGGTGTGCTCGGTGCTCGCGGTCATCGAACAGGAGTCCGGCTTCCAGGCGGACCCGGCCGTGCCGAACCTGTCGCGCCTGGTGCGCAAGCGCCTGGAGGACCACGCGGACACGCTGGGCCCCCTGGGACGCAAGGCGCTGTCCTCGGTGCTCGCGGGCAAGGCGCCCGGACAGAAGCGCACCTTCGACGCCCGGCTCCGCGCCGTGCGCACCGAGCGGGACTTGGACCGGCTCTTCCGCGACATGCTCGCGTACTACGAAGCCGAGTACCCCACGACGTTCGCCACCATGAACCTGGCCAGCTCCCTGTTCTCCTCGCGCCGGCTGGAGGACCTCAACCCCGTCACCACCGCGGGCTCCATGCAGGTGAGCGTCCGCTACGCGGTGGAGAAGGAAGGCGAGGACTCGGACCCGGTGAAGGTGCGCGAGTCCATGTACACGCGCGAGGGCGGCGTGCGCTTCGGCACCGCGCGCCTCATGGGCTACGAGGCCGCCTACCCCCAGCCCCTCTTCCGCTTCGCCGACTACAACGCGGGCCTCTACGCCTCGCGCAACGCGGCGCTCCAGGCCCAGGTGAGCCAGCTCACCCAGGTGCCGCTGACGCTGGATGGCGACCTGCAACTCTATGACAAGAACGGCGTGCCCCGGAGCGAGGACAGCAAGTCCCTGGCGGCGCTGCTCTCCTTCCGCCGTCACCACGCGCCGGAGCTGAGCGAGAACCAGGTCCGCCGCGACGTGAAGAAGGAGAAGCGCGAGGACTTCGAGTCCACGGAGACCTTCCGGGCGGTGAAGCGCGTCTACGCGAACCAGACGGGAGAGGCCCCCGCGTACGCGCAGCTCCCCCAGGTGACGCTCCAGAGCCCCAAGCTGAAGGGTGAGCGCACCACGGCCTGGTTCGCGCGCTCCGTCGACGCGCGCTTCCAGCGGTGCCAGACGCGCTACCGGGAGCTGACCCGGGAGCCCGCGAAGCCCCCCGTCGTCTCCAACACGCGATAA
- a CDS encoding ankyrin repeat domain-containing protein produces the protein MSPQKKLSQRDAALIAAIEKPHARNVAKLLAEGANANVLGPKGYRPLHLAAAENRPDIATLLLDAGAEVDGQDAQTATALNFATAHTGDTAVTLVKLLIARGANVNHRWTQEPGDTVLTDLLNKDNNEAPSLEILRVLLKAGADPNVANDRKETPLMLSVDYHQQPELFEFLAKHGVEIDAVDLRGRTALMQAIQYTSVPIAKRLIERGANVNHVNTTEEGDTVLTLALNPNVLFGDPSPKVLAELLRAGADPNKPNIGGWTPLHLAAHHEDAKLVQVLLEGGADPKAGHANGYYPIDTASTHGHAKVVKALLAAGSPTVEHVTDQRLVRIWKRIQTWYETHHPPFAEHLANARPATTAKVNALEKGLGMQLPLDLRAFLLRFGGKTKPGLHPMSIAEYDVLPVEQVLDRWKGLRGLVEEGAFKKARPHELPKDQQEVKWTWWHPGWVPLAEDSGGNLYCVDLDPGPQGKRGQVIQWEVHGGPLRLGTDSLEEFFEHYLSRLERGRVDF, from the coding sequence TTGTCACCCCAGAAGAAGTTGTCGCAGCGGGACGCCGCGCTGATTGCCGCCATCGAGAAACCCCACGCGAGGAACGTCGCGAAGCTCCTCGCCGAAGGGGCCAACGCCAACGTGCTCGGCCCGAAGGGCTATCGCCCGCTGCACCTCGCGGCCGCCGAGAATCGTCCCGATATCGCAACACTGTTACTGGACGCGGGCGCGGAGGTGGATGGACAGGACGCGCAGACAGCGACCGCCCTCAACTTCGCGACCGCCCACACCGGCGACACCGCCGTCACGCTGGTGAAGCTGCTCATCGCCCGCGGCGCCAACGTCAACCACCGGTGGACGCAAGAGCCCGGCGACACCGTCCTCACTGACCTCCTGAACAAGGACAACAACGAGGCCCCTTCCCTGGAGATTCTGCGAGTCCTCCTGAAAGCGGGCGCGGACCCGAACGTCGCCAACGACCGGAAGGAGACGCCGCTGATGCTCTCCGTCGACTACCACCAGCAACCCGAGCTCTTCGAGTTCCTGGCCAAGCACGGCGTCGAAATCGACGCGGTCGACCTCCGCGGACGCACCGCGCTGATGCAGGCCATCCAGTACACGAGCGTGCCCATCGCGAAGCGCCTCATCGAGCGAGGCGCCAACGTCAACCACGTCAACACGACCGAAGAGGGCGACACCGTGCTGACGCTGGCGCTCAACCCGAACGTGCTCTTCGGCGACCCTTCCCCGAAAGTCTTGGCCGAGCTCCTCCGCGCCGGAGCGGACCCGAACAAACCCAACATCGGCGGCTGGACGCCCCTCCACCTCGCCGCCCACCACGAAGACGCGAAGCTGGTCCAGGTCCTCCTCGAGGGCGGAGCGGACCCGAAGGCCGGCCACGCGAATGGCTACTACCCCATCGACACCGCGAGCACGCACGGCCACGCGAAGGTGGTCAAGGCACTGCTCGCGGCGGGGAGCCCCACGGTGGAGCACGTCACCGACCAGCGCCTCGTCCGAATCTGGAAGCGCATCCAGACCTGGTACGAGACCCATCACCCGCCCTTCGCGGAGCACCTCGCGAACGCTCGGCCCGCGACGACGGCGAAGGTCAACGCGCTGGAGAAGGGCCTCGGGATGCAGCTCCCCCTGGACCTCCGCGCGTTCCTCCTTCGGTTCGGTGGAAAGACGAAGCCAGGCCTCCACCCCATGTCCATCGCCGAGTACGACGTGCTGCCCGTGGAGCAGGTCCTGGACCGTTGGAAGGGCCTCCGGGGCCTGGTCGAGGAAGGGGCGTTCAAGAAGGCCCGTCCCCACGAGCTCCCCAAGGACCAGCAGGAAGTGAAGTGGACCTGGTGGCACCCGGGCTGGGTTCCGCTCGCGGAGGACAGCGGAGGGAATCTCTACTGCGTGGACCTGGACCCCGGCCCCCAGGGAAAACGCGGCCAGGTGATTCAGTGGGAGGTCCACGGCGGCCCCCTGCGCCTCGGGACCGACTCGCTGGAGGAGTTCTTCGAGCACTACCTGTCCAGGCTGGAGCGAGGACGCGTGGACTTCTGA